A genomic window from Astatotilapia calliptera chromosome 12, fAstCal1.2, whole genome shotgun sequence includes:
- the trpm6 gene encoding transient receptor potential cation channel subfamily M member 6 isoform X2, which yields MSFTEKSRKCWIEETFFRRECVKFIPSSWDQHRCIPVCHVCQNLIRCCCGHLIGEHSWQDSLPPLSLCPGPGQDVEEEWSMERHTRASPTNAYGTVDFEDTATRVCRAKYVRVAVDSKPEALLQLMLREWQMERPKLLLSVHGGSENFTLPPKVNQAFSKGLITAALSTGAWIFTDGINTGVSKYVGDAVKSFGSHDLRKRNTVGITPWGVIDNNMDLIGRDVFRPYQPLGNPLSKRACLNGFHSHFLLVDDGTLGKHGCQQGLRRKLEKHIQLQKIHPRLNQGVPVVCVVVEGGPSVVSTVLDYVSTVPPVPVFVFEGSGRAADLLAFLHKQTAVDRPLEADIKENFLTTIGDAFGMERTEATDLYTLLLQCMDHRQSITIFDSESDDQMAPDAAILTATLKGTKASPSEQLSMTLAWDRADIAQKDVLVYGQHWQVGSLEQAMLDALVMDRVSFVKTLIDNGMTMSRFLTVDRLEELYNMAQGPTARFLHHLVEDAKQTSLPAGYRLSIIDMGLVIEYLIGGAYRSTYTRKQFRAAYSRLHEKNGRRDSSATFSKLRHGLMPSSTRNRSLQDLHFFRTAQPYKRKEQDVSPSTSGDVSSPGLDDAPLLVPFNFNDLFVWAVLQQRQQMALFLWQHGEEALARATVACKLYRSMAFEARQSSLDDNIIERFKTYSLEFGKLAVDVLDCAFRQNEQMAMKLLTYEMEAWSHFTCLQMAVSSCHRPFVSHSCTQTLLTDLWTGPLNMRKNSFLKIILSLLLPPAILLLEFKSKAEMCHVPQTHEAMLFGLDSVKPAPGTKGSDHMGSRDAEQGLSFQDKRVGPVSETMSSITVRCVSWITTLYDFYTAPVVKFWFHTMSYLAFLMLFSYVVLVKMEDQPSVQEWLVIAYILSTAAEKTREILMSEATKLSQKLKIWFSEYWNISDFIAILLFVAGLAMRWHSDPYRTAGRLTYCLDIIFWFIRVMDLLAVNQHAGPYLTMITKMTRNMFYIVVMMAIVLLTYGVSRKAVLSPDEEPSWSLARDIVFQPYWMIYGEVYASEIDPCQEDDSCPPASFLAPFLQAVYMFVQYIIMVNILIAFFNNVYFDMASTSNKLWKYNRYRYIMTYQVRPWLPPPLNLLSHMDLGLRAIYKKFSGDAEREERASGLKLYLGHEDRKKLHEFEERCVQAYFHEKSECPLSSQKNRIKVTAERTEEMCMMVGEVSEKVNFIQDSLSDLDSQLGHLQDLSALAVDTLTLLSASNNLHQEETRLAQCRLITASQHAIPHSWTLPHRSGADGDAANIQRLVAKPYKSTPPSLLKGYTLAGNRRESQECHVGVRGSRGGRYGHTEEPEERAREDHPCENQQGASDPGSCASLSHFNSGGFSSVRDQTPCESCEPSQCGSPLSPRGLESLHFKFWTCEPYLFTSQEETSMEEEDEVEEEGEEKEEEKTQEEPPNIDVHRASSSAFLFDPEDISEGLTNPAFSCDDSQPTSRSRNSNQWRKPIKSPRWACLSRDRPYGYCRSLSSSMENMTFAGAPLSPTRGSFPSLNESMNNESLLGRRGLKNNTSLRCSRSQEWSKSSDFTQVLDSKGKNKKTVKIRESNLDLRAMHSQLSDVSWGRRRRLIGEPTSRSASTSLSQLNFEQLDLLQKQVFSHQDVWSPTHSAWNSWARSMSRRSSIQSGISAEAKNSSFQSTDSLYPHYSAVERNNLMRLAQTIPFTPVSIMGGEEVSVYSLEEVASDADPESSSVSSWSSRGLSAILQPLLSEEGSLDGGLRQGRRVLCTWAEQDVLRPGLVYVVKGFRPEVVRVCKKYFHGSTALQLCLREIQQQRAAQKMMQVFNQVKPDDLHHSPRFLDVSLVLWHSNGQWLTIERNMSGDFMKYNNNTGEEITPCCSLEEMLLAFSHWTYEYSRRELLVLDIQGVGEELTDPTVIMAEDQSVSRGEMLFGPDNLGDAGINGFLQKHSCSAWCHRLGLKDLRNHPDSCENSTDAEPTSGTEEQEDDETRK from the exons ATGAGCTTCACTGAGAAG tccaGAAAGTGTTGGATTGAAGAAACCTTCTTCAGGAGAGAGTGTGTGAAGTTCATCCCTTCCTCTTGGGATCAGCACAG ATGTATTCCAGTATGCCACGTTTGCCAAAATTTGATAAG ATGTTGCTGCGGCCACCTGATAGGGGAACACTCTTGGCAAGACTCCCTTCCTCCATTGTCCCTCTGTCCTGGTCCTGGACAGGATGTGGAAGAGGAGTGGTCCATGGAGCGCCACACCAGGGCCAGTCCCACAAATGCCTATGGCACCGTAGACTTTGAAGATACTGCCACACGTGTCTGTCGAGCCAAG TATGTTCGTGTTGCTGTCGACTCCAAGCCAGAAGCATTACTCCAGCTGATGTTGAGGGAATGGCAGATGGAAAGACCCAAGCTACTGCTGAGTGTCCACGGAGGCTCTGAAAATTTTACCTTGCCACCTAAAGTCAACCAGGCCTTTAGCAAAGGGCTGATCACTGCTGCCCTCAGCACAGGGGCATGGATTTTCACCGATGGCATTAATACAG GTGTGTCTAAATATGTAGGTGATGCAGTTAAATCCTTTGGAAGCCATGACCTGAGGAAGAGAAACACAGTTGGCATCACACCCTGGGGAGTGATTGACAACAACATGGACCTTATAGGCAGAGAT GTTTTCAGGCCTTACCAGCCTCTGGGAAACCCTTTGAGCAAGAGAGCCTGTCTCAATGGTTTCCACTCCCACTTCCTGTTGGTGGATGATGGAACGCTGGGCAAGCATGGCTGTCAGCAAGGcctcaggaggaagctggagaagCACATACAACTACAGAAGATACATCCCC GACTGAACCAAGGAGTgcctgtggtgtgtgtggtggtggaggGAGGTCCTTCTGTGGTGTCTACAGTGTTGGACTACGTCAGCACTGTGCCCCCTGtgccagtgtttgtgtttgagggATCAGGCAGGGCTGCTGACCTACTCGCCTTCTTACACAAGCAGACTGCTGTTGACAG accGTTGGAAGCTGACATTAAAGAGAACTTCCTCACCACGATTGGAGATGCGTTTGGAATGGAGAGGACTGAAGCCACTGACCTCTATACTCTCCTGCTGCAGTGTATGGATCATAGACAGTCT ATAACCATCTTTGACTCAGAGTCAGATGACCAGATGGCACCAGATGCTGCCATTTTGACCGCTACTCTCAAGG GCACAAAGGCCAGTCCATCAGAGCAGCTGAGTATGACTCTGGCGTGGGACAGGGCTGACATTGCACAGAAAGACGTCCTTGTATATGGACAGCATTGGCAG GTGGGCTCCTTGGAGCAAGCCATGCTGGATGCTCTGGTGATGGACCGTGTCAGTTTTGTCAAAACGCTGATTGATAACGGCATGACTATGAGCCGCTTCCTCACAGTCGATCGCCTTGAAGAGCTCTACAACATG GCACAAGGGCCAACAGCCCGCTTCTTGCACCACCTCGTTGAAGATGCAAAACAG ACATCCCTTCCTGCAGGTTATCGTCTTTCGATCATTGACATGGGCTTGGTGATAGAATATCTCATAGGAGGAGCATACCGCAGCACCTACACACGCAAACAATTCAGAGCTGCGTACAGCCGATTGCACGAAAAA AATGGTAGACGAGACAGTTCAGCCACCTTTTCTAAACTCAGACATGGACTGATGCCAAGCTCTACAAGGAACAGGAGCCTCCAGGACCTGCATTTCTTTAGGACCGCCCAGCCTTACAAACGCAAG GAGCAAGATGTGTCACCCAGTACCAGTGGGGATGTGTCTAGTCCAGGCCTTGATGATGCTCCACTGCTGGTTCCTTTCAACTTCAACGACTTGTTTGTGTGGGCAGTCCTTCAGCAAAGGCAGCAAATGGCACTGTTCCTGTGGCAACATGGAGAAGAAGCGCTGGCACGTGCAACGGTGGCCTGCAAGCTTTACCGCTCCATGGCCTTTGAAGCACGTCAAAGCAGCCTGGATGATAACATTATAGAACGATTCAAGACGTATTCACT tgagttTGGTAAGCTGGCGGTGGATGTGTTAGATTGTGCGTTTCGTCAGAACGAGCAGATGGCCATGAAGCTGTTGACTTATGAGATGGAGGCATGGAGCCACTTCACCTGTCTGCAGATGGCTGTCTCCTCATGTCACAGACCATTCGTCTCACACTCCTGCACCCAGACTCTCCTCACTGATCTCTGGACCGGTCCACTTAACATGAGAAAAAACTCATTCTTGAAG atcatttTGAGCCTTCTTTTGCCTCCTGCCATCCTACTTCTGGAGTTTAAAAGCAAAGCTGAAATGTGTCACGTACCACAGACACACGAGGCAATGCTGTTTGGACTCGACTCAGTCAAGCCAGCACCAGGCACCAAGGGCTCTGATCACATG GGTAGTCGTGATGCAGAGCAAGGACTCTCTTTCCAAGACAAACGTGTTGGTCCTGTGTCAGAAACCATGTCCTCTATAACTGTGCGCTGTGTTTCCTGGATCACAACACTCTATGATTTCTACACAGCTCCTGTTGTCAAGTTTTGGTTTCACACG ATGTCCTACTTGGCCTTTCTGATGTTATTCTCCTATGTTGTCCTGGTGAAGATGGAGGATCAACCCAGTGTTCAGGAGTGGCTGGTTATAGCATACATCTTGTCAACTGCAGCAGAGAAAACCAGAGAG ATATTAATGTCTGAGGCAACAAAACTGAGCCAGAAGCTGAAGATTTGGTTCTCAGAATACTGGAACATATCAGATTTCATCGCCATCCTGCTTTTCGTGGCCGGACTGGCAATGCGTTGGCACTCTGATCCCTACCGGACAGCAGGGCGCCTCACATACTGCCTGGACATAATCTTCTGGTTTATCAGGGTGATGGATCTGCTGGCCGTTAATCAGCATGCTGGCCCTTACCTCACCATGATCACTAAGATG AccagaaacatgttttacattgtggtgatgatggcaatAGTGCTGCTGACCTACGGAGTATCCAGGAAGGCTGTCCTGTCACCAGACGAGGAGCCATCATGGAGCCTGGCTCGAGACATAGTCTTCCAGCCCTACTGGATGATCTATGGAGAGGTCTATGCATCAGAGATAGACC CATGTCAGGAAGATGATTCATGTCCTCCTGCATCCTTTCTTGCACCATTTCTCCAGGCTGTGTATATGTTTGTCCAGTATATCATCATGGTCAACATCCTCATCGCATTTTTCAA CAACGTCTACTTTGACATGGCATCAACATCCAACAAGCTGTGGAAGTACAACCGGTACCGCTACATTATGACCTATCAAGTGAGACCGTGGCTGCCACCGCCCCTAAACCTCCTCAGTCACATGGACCTGGGTTTGAGAGCTATTTACAAGAAATTTAGTGGCGACGCTGAGCGGGAAGAGAGAGCCTCTGGACTTA AGCTCTATCTGGGCCACGAGGATCGCAAGAAGCTGCATGAGTTTGAGGAGAGATGTGTGCAGGCCTATTTTCACGAGAAGAGTGAATGCCCGCTCAGCAGTCAAAAGAACAGGATCAAAGTCACAGCTGAGAG AACAGAAGAGATGTGCATGATGGTGGGGGAGGTTTCAGAGAAGGTCAACTTCATTCAGGATAGCCTGTCAGACTTAGACTCTCAGCTCGGTCATCTCCAGGACCTCTCTGCTCTGGCTGTGGACACCCTCACTCTTCTTTCTGCATCCAACAACCTACATCAGGAGGAGACACGCCTGGCTCAGTGTCGGCTCATTACAGCATCCCAGCACGCCATCCCTCACAGCTGGACCCTTCCACACAGAAGTGGAGCAGACGGTGATGCGGCTAATATACAACGATTGGTGGCCAAGCCGTATAAAAGTACCCCGCCTTCATTGCTAAAGGGCTACACCTTAGCAGGAAATAGACGGGAATCACAGGAGTGCCATGTAGGAGTTAGGGGAAGCAGGGGAGGAAGATATGGACACACAGAAGAACCAGAAGAAAGGGCAAGAGAG gATCATCCATGTGAGAATCAGCAGGGAGCTTCTGACCCAGGGTCTTGTGCGTCCCTCTCCCACTTTAACAGTGGAGGATTTTCTTCGGTCAGAGATCAGACACCCTGTGAGTCCTGTGAACCATCCCAGTGTGGGTCTCCTCTTTCTCCCAGAGGCTTGGAGTCACTCCATTTTAAATTCTGGACTTGTGAGCCATATTTGTTTACCAGTCAGGAAGAAACATCCatggaagaggaggatgaagtagaggaagaaggagaagagaaagaggaggaaaagacaCAGGAAGAACCACCTAACATAGACGTGCACCGAGCCTCCAGCAGTGCTTTTCTGTTCGACCCAGAAGACATCTCAGAGGGTTTGACAAATCCTGCCTTTTCTTGTGATGATAGTCAGCCAACTTCTCGGTCCAGAAATTCCAACCAGTGGAGAAAACCCATAAAATCCCCAAGGTGGGCATGTTTGTCGAGGGACCGTCCGTATGGCTACTGCAGATCTTTGTCATCCAGCATGGAGAATATGACTTTCGCTGGAGCACCCCTCAGCCCAACCAGGGGATCCTTTCCTTCTCTCAATGAATCAATGAACAATGAGAGTTTGCTTGGTAGGAGGGGTTTAAAGAACAATACATCACTAAGATGCAGCAGGAGCCAAG agtGGTCCAAATCATCTGACTTTACTCAGGTCTTGGACagcaaaggcaaaaacaaaaagaccgTGAAGATACGAGAGAGCAATCTAGATTTG AGAGCCATGCATTCCCAGTTGTCTGATGTCAGCTGGGGAAGGCGCCGGAGGTTGATAGGAGAACCCACAAGTCGGTCGGCTTCAACCAGCCTCAGTCAGCTCA attttgaaCAACTGGATTTGCTGCAGAAACAGGTCTTTTCGCATCAG GATGTATGGAGCCCCACGCACTCAGCTTGGAACAGCTGGGCCAGGTCCATGAGTCGCAGGTCTTC AATACAGAGTGGCATTTCAGCTGAAG CCAAGAACTCCTCATTCCAGTCCACTGACAGTTTGTATCCACACTACTCAG CTGTGGAGAGAAACAATTTGATGAGACTGGCTCAGACCATCCCTTTCACTCCTGTCTCAATCATGG GAGGTGAAGAGGTGAGCGTTTACTCTCTGGAGGAAGTAGCCTCTGATGCTGACCCTGAATCCAGCTCAGTCTCTTCCTGGTCATCACGAGGCCTGTCTGCAATCCTGCAGCCCCTCTTGAGCGAAGAAGGCTCTTTGGATGGGGGCCTCCGGCAGGGCCGCCGGGTTCTCTGTACATGGGCAGAACAGGATGTGCTCAGACCCGGGCTGGTATACGTGGTGAAAGGTTTCAGACCAGAGGTGGTTCGTGTCTGTAAGAAGTACTTCCATGGTAGCACAGCACTGCAGCTTTGTTTAAGG gaGATACAGCAGCAGAGAGCGGCCCAGAAGATGATGCAAGTGTTTAACCAAGTCAAACCTGATGATTTGCACCACTCACCAAG ATTTCTTGACGTATCACTGGTCCTCTGGCATTCTAATGGTCAGTGGCTGACGATTGAAAGGAATATGTCTGGTGACTTCatgaaatacaacaacaacacggGAGAAGAGATCACCCCCTGCTGTTCACTGGAAGAAATGCTTCTAGCCTTTTCCCACTGGACCTACGAGTACTCACGCAGAGAGCTGCTGGTGCTCGACATACAAG GAGTGGGAGAGGAGCTGACTGATCCGACAGTCATTATGGCAGAGGACCAGAG TGTTAGCAGGGGTGAGATGCTTTTTGGACCTGATAATCTTGGAGACGCTGGCATCAATGGTTTCCTGCAGAAACACTCTTGCAGCGCCTGGTGCCACAGACTAGGTCTAAAAG atTTAAGAAACCATCCGGACAGCTGCGAGAACAGCACTGATGCGGAGCCAACGTCGGGGACAGAAGAGCAAGAAGACGATGAAACCAGGAAGTGA
- the trpm6 gene encoding transient receptor potential cation channel subfamily M member 6 isoform X3: protein MKFAVMSRKCWIEETFFRRECVKFIPSSWDQHRCIPVCHVCQNLIRCCCGHLIGEHSWQDSLPPLSLCPGPGQDVEEEWSMERHTRASPTNAYGTVDFEDTATRVCRAKVCEFTSSVRVSRPKEHFFKSKMYVRVAVDSKPEALLQLMLREWQMERPKLLLSVHGGSENFTLPPKVNQAFSKGLITAALSTGAWIFTDGINTGVSKYVGDAVKSFGSHDLRKRNTVGITPWGVIDNNMDLIGRDVFRPYQPLGNPLSKRACLNGFHSHFLLVDDGTLGKHGCQQGLRRKLEKHIQLQKIHPRLNQGVPVVCVVVEGGPSVVSTVLDYVSTVPPVPVFVFEGSGRAADLLAFLHKQTAVDRPLEADIKENFLTTIGDAFGMERTEATDLYTLLLQCMDHRQSITIFDSESDDQMAPDAAILTATLKGTKASPSEQLSMTLAWDRADIAQKDVLVYGQHWQVGSLEQAMLDALVMDRVSFVKTLIDNGMTMSRFLTVDRLEELYNMAQGPTARFLHHLVEDAKQTSLPAGYRLSIIDMGLVIEYLIGGAYRSTYTRKQFRAAYSRLHEKNGRRDSSATFSKLRHGLMPSSTRNRSLQDLHFFRTAQPYKRKEQDVSPSTSGDVSSPGLDDAPLLVPFNFNDLFVWAVLQQRQQMALFLWQHGEEALARATVACKLYRSMAFEARQSSLDDNIIERFKTYSLEFGKLAVDVLDCAFRQNEQMAMKLLTYEMEAWSHFTCLQMAVSSCHRPFVSHSCTQTLLTDLWTGPLNMRKNSFLKIILSLLLPPAILLLEFKSKAEMCHVPQTHEAMLFGLDSVKPAPGTKGSDHMGSRDAEQGLSFQDKRVGPVSETMSSITVRCVSWITTLYDFYTAPVVKFWFHTMSYLAFLMLFSYVVLVKMEDQPSVQEWLVIAYILSTAAEKTREILMSEATKLSQKLKIWFSEYWNISDFIAILLFVAGLAMRWHSDPYRTAGRLTYCLDIIFWFIRVMDLLAVNQHAGPYLTMITKMTRNMFYIVVMMAIVLLTYGVSRKAVLSPDEEPSWSLARDIVFQPYWMIYGEVYASEIDRCVYVCPVYHHGQHPHRIFQQRLL, encoded by the exons ATGAAGTTTGCAGTAATG tccaGAAAGTGTTGGATTGAAGAAACCTTCTTCAGGAGAGAGTGTGTGAAGTTCATCCCTTCCTCTTGGGATCAGCACAG ATGTATTCCAGTATGCCACGTTTGCCAAAATTTGATAAG ATGTTGCTGCGGCCACCTGATAGGGGAACACTCTTGGCAAGACTCCCTTCCTCCATTGTCCCTCTGTCCTGGTCCTGGACAGGATGTGGAAGAGGAGTGGTCCATGGAGCGCCACACCAGGGCCAGTCCCACAAATGCCTATGGCACCGTAGACTTTGAAGATACTGCCACACGTGTCTGTCGAGCCAAGGTCTGTGAGTTTACCAGCTCTGTGCGTGTCTCTAGGCCAAAggaacattttttcaaaagtaaaatg TATGTTCGTGTTGCTGTCGACTCCAAGCCAGAAGCATTACTCCAGCTGATGTTGAGGGAATGGCAGATGGAAAGACCCAAGCTACTGCTGAGTGTCCACGGAGGCTCTGAAAATTTTACCTTGCCACCTAAAGTCAACCAGGCCTTTAGCAAAGGGCTGATCACTGCTGCCCTCAGCACAGGGGCATGGATTTTCACCGATGGCATTAATACAG GTGTGTCTAAATATGTAGGTGATGCAGTTAAATCCTTTGGAAGCCATGACCTGAGGAAGAGAAACACAGTTGGCATCACACCCTGGGGAGTGATTGACAACAACATGGACCTTATAGGCAGAGAT GTTTTCAGGCCTTACCAGCCTCTGGGAAACCCTTTGAGCAAGAGAGCCTGTCTCAATGGTTTCCACTCCCACTTCCTGTTGGTGGATGATGGAACGCTGGGCAAGCATGGCTGTCAGCAAGGcctcaggaggaagctggagaagCACATACAACTACAGAAGATACATCCCC GACTGAACCAAGGAGTgcctgtggtgtgtgtggtggtggaggGAGGTCCTTCTGTGGTGTCTACAGTGTTGGACTACGTCAGCACTGTGCCCCCTGtgccagtgtttgtgtttgagggATCAGGCAGGGCTGCTGACCTACTCGCCTTCTTACACAAGCAGACTGCTGTTGACAG accGTTGGAAGCTGACATTAAAGAGAACTTCCTCACCACGATTGGAGATGCGTTTGGAATGGAGAGGACTGAAGCCACTGACCTCTATACTCTCCTGCTGCAGTGTATGGATCATAGACAGTCT ATAACCATCTTTGACTCAGAGTCAGATGACCAGATGGCACCAGATGCTGCCATTTTGACCGCTACTCTCAAGG GCACAAAGGCCAGTCCATCAGAGCAGCTGAGTATGACTCTGGCGTGGGACAGGGCTGACATTGCACAGAAAGACGTCCTTGTATATGGACAGCATTGGCAG GTGGGCTCCTTGGAGCAAGCCATGCTGGATGCTCTGGTGATGGACCGTGTCAGTTTTGTCAAAACGCTGATTGATAACGGCATGACTATGAGCCGCTTCCTCACAGTCGATCGCCTTGAAGAGCTCTACAACATG GCACAAGGGCCAACAGCCCGCTTCTTGCACCACCTCGTTGAAGATGCAAAACAG ACATCCCTTCCTGCAGGTTATCGTCTTTCGATCATTGACATGGGCTTGGTGATAGAATATCTCATAGGAGGAGCATACCGCAGCACCTACACACGCAAACAATTCAGAGCTGCGTACAGCCGATTGCACGAAAAA AATGGTAGACGAGACAGTTCAGCCACCTTTTCTAAACTCAGACATGGACTGATGCCAAGCTCTACAAGGAACAGGAGCCTCCAGGACCTGCATTTCTTTAGGACCGCCCAGCCTTACAAACGCAAG GAGCAAGATGTGTCACCCAGTACCAGTGGGGATGTGTCTAGTCCAGGCCTTGATGATGCTCCACTGCTGGTTCCTTTCAACTTCAACGACTTGTTTGTGTGGGCAGTCCTTCAGCAAAGGCAGCAAATGGCACTGTTCCTGTGGCAACATGGAGAAGAAGCGCTGGCACGTGCAACGGTGGCCTGCAAGCTTTACCGCTCCATGGCCTTTGAAGCACGTCAAAGCAGCCTGGATGATAACATTATAGAACGATTCAAGACGTATTCACT tgagttTGGTAAGCTGGCGGTGGATGTGTTAGATTGTGCGTTTCGTCAGAACGAGCAGATGGCCATGAAGCTGTTGACTTATGAGATGGAGGCATGGAGCCACTTCACCTGTCTGCAGATGGCTGTCTCCTCATGTCACAGACCATTCGTCTCACACTCCTGCACCCAGACTCTCCTCACTGATCTCTGGACCGGTCCACTTAACATGAGAAAAAACTCATTCTTGAAG atcatttTGAGCCTTCTTTTGCCTCCTGCCATCCTACTTCTGGAGTTTAAAAGCAAAGCTGAAATGTGTCACGTACCACAGACACACGAGGCAATGCTGTTTGGACTCGACTCAGTCAAGCCAGCACCAGGCACCAAGGGCTCTGATCACATG GGTAGTCGTGATGCAGAGCAAGGACTCTCTTTCCAAGACAAACGTGTTGGTCCTGTGTCAGAAACCATGTCCTCTATAACTGTGCGCTGTGTTTCCTGGATCACAACACTCTATGATTTCTACACAGCTCCTGTTGTCAAGTTTTGGTTTCACACG ATGTCCTACTTGGCCTTTCTGATGTTATTCTCCTATGTTGTCCTGGTGAAGATGGAGGATCAACCCAGTGTTCAGGAGTGGCTGGTTATAGCATACATCTTGTCAACTGCAGCAGAGAAAACCAGAGAG ATATTAATGTCTGAGGCAACAAAACTGAGCCAGAAGCTGAAGATTTGGTTCTCAGAATACTGGAACATATCAGATTTCATCGCCATCCTGCTTTTCGTGGCCGGACTGGCAATGCGTTGGCACTCTGATCCCTACCGGACAGCAGGGCGCCTCACATACTGCCTGGACATAATCTTCTGGTTTATCAGGGTGATGGATCTGCTGGCCGTTAATCAGCATGCTGGCCCTTACCTCACCATGATCACTAAGATG AccagaaacatgttttacattgtggtgatgatggcaatAGTGCTGCTGACCTACGGAGTATCCAGGAAGGCTGTCCTGTCACCAGACGAGGAGCCATCATGGAGCCTGGCTCGAGACATAGTCTTCCAGCCCTACTGGATGATCTATGGAGAGGTCTATGCATCAGAGATAGACC GCTGTGTATATGTTTGTCCAGTATATCATCATGGTCAACATCCTCATCGCATTTTTCAA CAACGTCTACTTTGA